A window of Sphingobacterium sp. SRCM116780 contains these coding sequences:
- a CDS encoding IS3 family transposase, whose amino-acid sequence MKEIFINIPLSTICSLFGRTRQSWYEMNARRDVSVIQDGMILEWVREIRSVLPRTGCVKLLHMLQQNLKAHHITIGRDAFSRLIRDNGMLIYPKRRYVTTTMSYHHYRKWPDMISRAKPLMAEQVWVSDITYLRTGTGFIYLFLITDAYSRKIVGYHLSQSLKASGCLSALQKAINGREYKQRPLIHHSDRGIQYCCDAYVELLQRNHIQISMTQSGSPYDNAIAERVNGILKTEFELYNTFESYSMAIEPVCRAIERYNNVRPHMSCKMMTPAQRHSQEITKTRNSTTRL is encoded by the coding sequence ATGAAGGAGATATTTATCAATATTCCCCTGAGTACCATTTGCTCGCTGTTTGGCAGAACAAGACAGTCCTGGTATGAAATGAACGCCAGAAGGGACGTTTCGGTGATTCAGGATGGAATGATACTAGAATGGGTCCGGGAAATCAGATCAGTGCTTCCGCGTACAGGATGCGTAAAGCTTCTTCATATGCTGCAGCAGAACCTCAAAGCGCATCATATTACCATCGGAAGGGATGCTTTTTCCAGGCTGATCAGGGACAATGGCATGCTGATCTATCCCAAAAGGAGATATGTGACCACCACGATGTCCTACCATCATTACAGGAAATGGCCGGATATGATCAGCCGGGCAAAGCCCCTGATGGCCGAGCAGGTCTGGGTAAGCGATATTACCTATCTGCGGACAGGCACGGGATTTATCTACCTTTTTCTGATCACAGATGCCTATTCCAGAAAGATCGTAGGCTACCATCTCAGCCAGTCACTAAAAGCTTCCGGATGCCTATCGGCACTCCAAAAGGCTATAAACGGCAGGGAATATAAGCAAAGGCCGCTGATCCACCACTCGGACAGGGGGATACAGTACTGCTGTGATGCCTATGTGGAACTATTGCAGAGAAACCATATCCAGATCAGTATGACTCAATCCGGATCACCCTATGATAATGCAATTGCCGAAAGGGTAAACGGTATACTGAAAACAGAATTTGAGCTCTATAACACCTTTGAGTCCTATTCAATGGCTATTGAACCGGTGTGCAGAGCGATAGAAAGATACAATAATGTCAGACCGCACATGAGCTGTAAAATGATGACACCGGCGCAAAGACATAGTCAGGAAATCACTAAAACAAGAAACAGTACAACCCGATTGTAA
- the rpsG gene encoding 30S ribosomal protein S7 — MRKSKPKKRIILPDPKFNDTQVTRFVNNMMYDGKKSTAYDIFYSAIELVEQKTSESGLEAWKKALNNVMPAVEVKSRRVGGANFQVPMEVRPERKIALGMKWLISYSRKRGEKTMFEKLAGEIISASKGEGAAVKKKEDTHKMAEANKAFSHFRF, encoded by the coding sequence ATGAGAAAATCAAAACCAAAAAAGAGAATCATTTTACCTGATCCAAAGTTTAACGACACTCAGGTAACACGTTTTGTAAACAATATGATGTATGATGGTAAAAAATCAACAGCATATGATATTTTTTACAGCGCGATTGAATTAGTAGAGCAAAAAACTAGCGAAAGTGGTTTAGAAGCTTGGAAAAAAGCTTTAAACAACGTTATGCCAGCTGTAGAGGTTAAATCTCGTCGTGTTGGTGGTGCTAACTTCCAAGTTCCTATGGAAGTTCGTCCTGAGCGCAAAATTGCTTTAGGTATGAAATGGTTAATTTCATATTCTCGTAAACGTGGTGAAAAAACAATGTTCGAAAAATTAGCAGGAGAAATCATTTCAGCTTCTAAAGGTGAAGGTGCTGCTGTTAAGAAGAAAGAAGATACGCACAAAATGGCGGAAGCTAACAAAGCGTTCTCACACTTCAGATTCTAG
- a CDS encoding Fur family transcriptional regulator encodes MNREQEQIKSVVQSVDFADLLKQYHLKVTQPRLRTLEIISTKKSAISQPELEKLIGKEIDRVTLYRVLSSFEEKGILHKIFDLNGTATYALCSTNCSEHDHHDQHIHFICRVCNSVYCMDEITLPKFNLPKGYKLESVAINAVGLCDNCQEK; translated from the coding sequence ATGAACAGAGAACAAGAACAGATAAAAAGCGTCGTTCAGAGTGTCGATTTTGCAGACCTTTTAAAGCAATATCATCTGAAAGTAACACAACCTAGATTGCGTACCTTGGAGATTATTTCAACTAAAAAATCGGCAATCTCACAACCCGAGTTAGAAAAATTAATCGGTAAGGAAATTGATCGTGTTACGCTATATCGTGTACTGTCTTCGTTTGAAGAAAAGGGAATTCTTCATAAAATTTTTGATCTCAACGGAACAGCAACTTACGCACTTTGTTCAACAAATTGCTCTGAACATGACCATCACGATCAACATATTCACTTCATCTGTCGGGTATGTAATTCGGTGTATTGTATGGACGAAATAACGCTTCCAAAGTTCAACCTTCCCAAAGGTTATAAGCTCGAATCTGTTGCCATAAATGCAGTTGGTCTCTGCGATAATTGTCAAGAGAAATAA
- the fsa gene encoding fructose-6-phosphate aldolase, whose translation MKFFIDTANLEQIKEAQDLGVLDGVTTNPSLMAKEGISGDENVINHYKAICAIVDGDVSAEVIATNYEDMIKEGEALAKLDDKIVVKVPMIKDGIKAIKYFSKKGIKTNCTLVFSAGQALLAAKAGATYVSPFIGRLDDISTDGLGLIEEIRLIYDNYSFPTQILAASVRNSAHILGCAKIGADVMTGPLSAITALLKHPLTDSGLATFLADHAKAASK comes from the coding sequence ATGAAATTTTTTATTGACACAGCAAACTTAGAACAGATCAAAGAAGCGCAAGATTTAGGTGTATTAGACGGTGTTACAACAAACCCAAGTCTAATGGCTAAAGAAGGTATTAGTGGTGACGAAAATGTTATCAATCATTACAAAGCGATCTGTGCTATAGTAGATGGAGATGTAAGCGCAGAAGTAATTGCTACGAATTACGAAGACATGATCAAGGAGGGGGAAGCACTTGCGAAGTTAGATGACAAAATTGTTGTTAAAGTCCCAATGATCAAAGATGGTATCAAAGCGATCAAGTATTTCAGCAAAAAAGGCATTAAAACCAACTGTACTTTAGTTTTCTCTGCAGGTCAAGCGTTGTTAGCAGCTAAAGCTGGTGCGACTTATGTTTCACCTTTCATTGGACGTTTAGATGACATTTCGACAGATGGTCTTGGACTGATTGAAGAGATTCGTTTGATCTATGATAACTATAGTTTTCCTACTCAAATCTTAGCTGCTTCCGTACGCAATAGCGCTCATATTTTAGGCTGTGCAAAGATTGGAGCTGATGTAATGACTGGCCCTTTATCGGCAATTACAGCTTTATTAAAACACCCTTTAACAGATAGTGGCTTGGCAACTTTCTTAGCAGATCATGCTAAAGCTGCAAGTAAATAA
- a CDS encoding transposase, whose amino-acid sequence METPRKGKHTGAPVTYESSFKIAVAREYLEGNLSQSQLGRKHGLKSGEVVRYFVNWYKKNIAQIHSGLISPDSELPPLASSSPDEQLQEELRLARLKITALEMMIHIAEQELDIDIRKKSGTKPPVK is encoded by the coding sequence ATGGAAACACCGAGAAAAGGGAAACATACAGGAGCCCCTGTTACCTACGAATCATCTTTTAAGATTGCAGTTGCCAGAGAATACCTTGAGGGCAATCTGAGCCAGTCACAGCTTGGGCGTAAACATGGACTTAAGAGTGGCGAGGTGGTTCGCTATTTTGTCAACTGGTACAAAAAGAACATCGCCCAAATCCATTCAGGCCTTATTTCACCTGACAGCGAGCTGCCGCCTTTAGCATCCAGCAGTCCTGATGAGCAGCTTCAGGAGGAACTCCGGCTTGCCAGGCTGAAGATTACCGCCCTTGAGATGATGATCCATATTGCAGAGCAGGAGCTGGATATCGATATCCGAAAAAAGTCTGGTACCAAACCGCCAGTAAAATGA
- a CDS encoding acyltransferase family protein, whose product MKFRNDIGALRALAVLAVLFFHFKVPYFNGGFSGVDVFFVISGYLMTRIILNGFENENFSFKHFYSKRITRIIPALLFLLVGLMLIGNFILLPSDLQQLGNNAFFSALFVSNIDYYLHSGYFDASSQNNILLHTWSLSVEWQFYLLFPLLLYPFKAIYSKNKMLFTSIFIGLIIFSFGLNQYINTKDLSFSFYMFPTRAWEMLIGGLAFLQEGLLRKGIYNGFKKVIAVIGYGTLLACIYLLDEENISWPSYYTLIPVLATFFIIITQSDFKILAFKPIQYIGKLSYSLYLWHWPIYVLAIYLGFNQPNATFFIFSLSFCCACVSYYLIESNKRFDRVRLTIFSTLAVVVLAIIVMIFPYDRLKINEEIEHLTNYNSIYRKEHLPTQFRKGSCHLDVDNTFQQYDFASCATISPNKKNILLLGDSHAGVFGQSLKEQLSKLDINLLQATVSTSYPLLETKGPKVSCELIDYMYQAFIPKHAKDIDEVILVGFWGSQQYPDETLKIKLQQVIQYFKSKNIPLKMIGQTPTYSIIFPNILALQLKHSKLNESNYLEYRSAHINQYLKTFIPADIYIDIYDLPEVIKYNGKDPYMHDDDHLSKYGADQVISYLLRNKLI is encoded by the coding sequence ATGAAGTTTAGAAATGACATAGGAGCGCTACGCGCTTTGGCAGTGCTAGCCGTACTTTTTTTTCATTTCAAAGTTCCATATTTCAACGGAGGCTTTAGCGGTGTTGACGTTTTCTTTGTTATTTCAGGGTATTTGATGACACGCATCATTTTAAATGGATTCGAGAATGAAAACTTTTCTTTCAAGCATTTCTATTCCAAACGGATTACTCGTATCATACCCGCTCTCCTTTTTCTTTTAGTTGGATTGATGCTGATCGGAAATTTCATTTTACTTCCCAGTGATTTACAACAATTGGGAAATAACGCTTTTTTTAGTGCGCTGTTTGTTTCTAACATAGATTATTATCTCCATAGTGGTTATTTCGACGCATCGTCTCAAAATAATATACTCTTACATACTTGGTCGCTTTCGGTCGAATGGCAATTTTACCTCTTGTTTCCATTATTACTATATCCATTTAAAGCAATCTATTCAAAAAATAAGATGCTATTTACGAGTATTTTTATTGGCCTGATCATTTTTTCATTTGGATTAAACCAGTATATCAACACAAAGGATCTATCCTTTAGCTTTTACATGTTCCCAACACGAGCATGGGAAATGTTGATTGGAGGACTTGCATTCTTACAAGAAGGTTTATTAAGAAAAGGGATTTATAACGGATTCAAAAAAGTCATTGCAGTTATCGGATATGGAACATTATTGGCATGCATATATTTGCTAGATGAAGAAAATATCAGTTGGCCCTCCTATTACACGCTAATCCCAGTATTGGCAACATTTTTCATTATTATCACACAGTCTGACTTTAAAATTTTAGCTTTTAAACCGATTCAATATATCGGCAAATTATCTTATTCACTCTATTTATGGCATTGGCCAATCTATGTATTGGCGATATACCTGGGGTTCAATCAACCAAATGCTACTTTTTTTATTTTTAGCCTCTCCTTCTGCTGCGCTTGTGTTTCGTATTATCTTATTGAATCCAATAAAAGGTTTGACCGAGTTCGACTGACAATATTTTCTACATTAGCTGTAGTCGTATTAGCCATCATCGTAATGATATTTCCATATGATCGACTAAAAATCAACGAAGAGATAGAACATCTAACCAACTACAATAGCATCTATAGAAAAGAACATCTTCCTACTCAATTCAGAAAAGGTTCTTGCCACTTAGATGTTGACAATACATTTCAACAATATGACTTTGCCTCCTGCGCTACCATTTCACCCAACAAAAAAAACATTCTTTTATTAGGCGATAGTCATGCAGGGGTATTTGGCCAATCCCTAAAAGAACAGTTAAGCAAGTTAGACATCAACTTACTTCAAGCAACGGTATCGACTAGTTATCCGCTTTTAGAAACAAAAGGACCAAAAGTTTCCTGTGAGCTGATTGATTATATGTATCAAGCATTTATCCCAAAACACGCAAAAGATATAGATGAAGTCATACTTGTCGGTTTTTGGGGATCACAGCAATACCCAGATGAGACTTTAAAGATCAAATTACAACAAGTTATCCAATACTTTAAGTCCAAAAACATCCCGTTAAAGATGATTGGACAAACACCTACCTATTCCATCATTTTTCCCAATATCTTAGCTCTTCAGCTAAAACACAGTAAACTGAATGAAAGTAATTACCTTGAATACCGGTCTGCCCATATCAATCAGTATCTCAAAACATTTATTCCAGCGGACATCTATATTGATATATATGATTTACCAGAGGTGATCAAGTACAATGGAAAGGATCCGTACATGCATGATGACGATCATTTGTCAAAATATGGGGCTGATCAGGTTATCTCGTATTTATTAAGAAACAAGCTGATTTAA
- a CDS encoding MFS transporter — translation MQIFRSLQYPNFRLHIIGQAISLMGTWMQRVAISWLVYKLTDSVFWLGFVSFISLLPSLVLSPFIGSFVDKHKKYKLVFATQIGLMIQAGTLTLLVYLGMENVLWLSILGFSQGVINAFDVLGRQSLMVHLVDNRKDLPNAIALNSSIFNAARMVGPAIGGILLSTYGEMMCFSSNFLSFIPVLITLWMMKVTENTAGLSKGSNWQGLVEGFYYLKRSPHIFSLIIVMTFSSLLVIPYTSLLPAVAKEMFHGDASTFSWFESAAGLGAMIGAINMARLKSGTNLRYQVMGAALLMGGALFLLGHSSVLMLALVYTAIVSFAMMMQNSSINTYIQTHAMPMYRARAISYYVMAFQGIFPIGSLLIGAVASYFGLRSTLYVMGVAGLLIALSYYLYLRLHIHKRLFKF, via the coding sequence ATGCAGATATTTCGCTCGCTTCAATATCCTAATTTCAGATTACATATAATCGGTCAAGCTATTTCATTGATGGGAACCTGGATGCAGCGTGTAGCCATTAGTTGGTTGGTATATAAGCTCACAGATTCAGTTTTTTGGTTAGGTTTTGTTTCTTTTATATCGCTACTTCCATCTTTAGTACTATCTCCTTTTATAGGCAGCTTTGTTGATAAACATAAGAAATATAAACTCGTTTTTGCAACTCAGATTGGTTTGATGATACAAGCAGGAACCTTGACTTTGTTGGTTTATCTGGGAATGGAGAATGTACTATGGCTTTCTATATTGGGTTTTTCACAAGGAGTTATTAATGCCTTTGACGTTTTGGGACGACAGTCTCTGATGGTTCATCTTGTTGATAATAGAAAAGATCTACCGAATGCCATCGCGCTCAATTCATCTATATTTAATGCCGCACGAATGGTGGGGCCAGCTATCGGTGGTATTCTATTGAGTACCTATGGTGAAATGATGTGTTTCAGTAGTAATTTTTTGAGCTTTATTCCTGTTCTAATCACCTTATGGATGATGAAAGTCACAGAAAATACAGCTGGTTTAAGTAAGGGGAGTAATTGGCAGGGACTTGTTGAAGGTTTTTACTACTTAAAACGATCTCCCCATATCTTTTCACTCATTATAGTCATGACTTTTTCTAGCTTATTGGTCATCCCATATACTTCCTTATTGCCTGCAGTAGCCAAAGAAATGTTTCATGGTGACGCCAGTACCTTTTCTTGGTTTGAAAGTGCTGCAGGTCTTGGAGCTATGATTGGAGCGATCAATATGGCTCGGTTAAAATCAGGTACCAATCTGCGTTATCAAGTTATGGGAGCTGCTCTTTTAATGGGAGGAGCATTATTTTTACTAGGCCATTCTTCTGTTTTGATGCTAGCCTTAGTCTATACAGCTATCGTTTCCTTTGCCATGATGATGCAAAATTCCAGTATCAACACCTATATTCAAACGCATGCCATGCCGATGTATAGAGCAAGAGCAATTTCTTATTATGTGATGGCTTTTCAAGGAATTTTCCCGATTGGGAGTTTGTTGATTGGTGCTGTTGCCAGTTATTTTGGTTTAAGAAGCACACTATACGTCATGGGAGTTGCTGGACTATTAATCGCTTTATCCTATTACCTATATCTACGATTACATATTCACAAAAGATTATTTAAGTTTTAA
- a CDS encoding DUF1572 family protein, translating to MNYLEDIQKLFLYYKHLVDSTLGQLDDTQLFWRYNEESNSVAVLIQHISGNMKSRFTDFLTADGEKEWRNRDAEFELVDQDKDRLFREWEESWNHLFATLKNLEFEDLSRTVYIRNQGHTVVEAINRQLAHYPYHVGQIVMLGKMMKGNNWRSLSIPKGESQAYNAVKFTQLRHVEHFTDEMLRHLDG from the coding sequence ATGAATTATTTAGAAGATATTCAAAAGTTGTTTTTGTATTATAAACATTTAGTTGATAGTACGTTGGGTCAATTGGATGATACGCAATTATTTTGGCGTTACAATGAAGAAAGTAATAGTGTGGCTGTTCTTATTCAGCATATTTCAGGTAATATGAAGTCGCGATTTACAGATTTTTTAACCGCTGATGGTGAGAAAGAATGGCGTAATCGAGATGCTGAATTTGAATTGGTGGATCAAGACAAGGATCGTTTGTTTCGAGAGTGGGAAGAATCTTGGAATCATTTGTTTGCAACGTTGAAAAACCTCGAATTTGAAGATCTTAGCAGGACTGTTTACATCAGAAATCAAGGCCATACAGTCGTAGAAGCAATTAATAGGCAACTTGCCCATTATCCCTATCATGTGGGGCAGATTGTGATGTTAGGAAAAATGATGAAAGGTAATAACTGGAGATCTTTATCTATTCCGAAAGGAGAATCACAGGCTTATAACGCCGTTAAATTTACGCAACTAAGACATGTCGAACACTTTACAGACGAGATGTTGCGCCATTTAGATGGGTAA
- the rnr gene encoding ribonuclease R has translation MTTKKENPYQEVLTQLIIDIFEKSNNKPLNYKQVASKLNVQDSDSKIAVANILTANPKNSPFLEVEKGKFKLRQLKVYITGKVDMTTDGSAYIVPEDEFENDIYIAPRKLRQALHGDIVKVHTFEKSRGRKKEGEVVEIIQRAKTDFTGIINLSPNFAFFITDDRKMLHDIFIPLDHLHGAKDGEKVIVSIVDWPREAKNPIGEVKTVLGKKGENNTEMNAILADFGFPLQFPKKVENEANAIPESIAKEEIAKRKDFRNVTTFTIDPADAKDFDDAISFQELENGNYEIGVHIADVSHFVIPESELDKEAFERGTSVYLVDRVIPMLPERLSNGVCSLRPHEDKLCFSAVFEIDEKANIINQWFGRTIIHSDRRFSYEEAQEVIETKSGDFEKEILKLNELAYILRERKFKNGAIAFESEEVKFVLDENGKPTGVYTKVRKDAHKLIEDFMLLANRKVAEYIGKQGKGKNRLPFVYRFHDVPNPETLTTFSQFASRFGHKLTIKSDKETAKSLNALMTKIEGSREQNMLTSLAIRSMAKAIYTTKGTSHYGLAFDYYTHFTSPIRRYPDVMVHRLLAYYLDGGNKINADHYEKMCEHASQMEKKAAEAERASIKYKQAEFLKDQIGTEYTGIISGVTEWGMYVEIQSNKCEGMVRLRDIVDDFYVLDEKNYAIIGQRKKKKYQLGDEVQIKVKKVDLDKRQIDFTLIS, from the coding sequence ATGACGACAAAAAAAGAAAACCCATATCAAGAGGTTTTGACACAGCTCATCATCGACATCTTTGAGAAGTCAAATAACAAACCACTCAACTACAAACAAGTCGCATCCAAATTAAATGTTCAAGACTCCGATTCTAAAATAGCTGTTGCCAACATCCTAACTGCCAACCCGAAAAACAGCCCTTTCTTAGAGGTAGAAAAAGGTAAATTTAAACTTCGCCAACTCAAGGTTTATATTACAGGAAAAGTGGACATGACCACTGACGGGTCAGCCTATATCGTACCTGAAGATGAGTTTGAAAATGACATCTATATAGCCCCAAGAAAACTACGCCAAGCGTTGCATGGAGACATCGTTAAAGTGCACACATTTGAGAAGAGTAGAGGACGTAAAAAAGAGGGTGAGGTTGTTGAAATAATACAACGTGCAAAAACGGATTTCACTGGTATTATCAACCTTTCTCCAAACTTTGCATTCTTCATTACCGATGATCGAAAAATGCTACATGATATTTTCATCCCGCTCGATCATTTACATGGTGCAAAAGATGGTGAAAAAGTTATTGTATCCATTGTCGATTGGCCTAGAGAAGCAAAGAATCCTATCGGAGAAGTGAAAACCGTTTTAGGAAAAAAGGGAGAGAACAATACGGAAATGAATGCCATCTTGGCAGATTTTGGATTTCCACTTCAATTTCCTAAAAAAGTCGAGAACGAAGCGAATGCAATACCAGAGAGCATCGCTAAGGAAGAAATCGCTAAAAGAAAGGATTTCCGAAATGTCACCACATTTACCATTGACCCTGCTGATGCAAAAGACTTTGATGACGCCATTTCTTTTCAAGAATTAGAGAATGGAAATTACGAAATTGGAGTGCATATAGCCGATGTATCACACTTTGTCATTCCTGAATCAGAACTAGACAAGGAAGCCTTTGAAAGAGGAACATCCGTATACTTAGTTGACAGAGTAATTCCAATGCTCCCTGAGCGACTTTCTAATGGCGTCTGCTCTCTACGTCCACATGAAGACAAACTATGCTTCTCTGCCGTCTTTGAGATCGATGAGAAAGCGAATATCATTAACCAATGGTTTGGCAGAACTATTATCCATTCCGATCGTCGTTTTTCTTATGAAGAGGCACAAGAAGTTATTGAAACAAAATCAGGAGATTTTGAAAAGGAGATATTAAAATTAAATGAACTGGCTTATATCTTAAGAGAACGGAAATTCAAAAATGGAGCAATTGCTTTCGAAAGTGAAGAGGTTAAGTTCGTTTTGGATGAAAATGGTAAACCGACTGGTGTTTATACCAAAGTCCGAAAAGATGCCCATAAACTCATCGAGGATTTCATGCTTCTTGCAAACAGAAAAGTAGCTGAATATATCGGAAAACAAGGTAAAGGAAAAAACAGACTTCCCTTCGTCTATCGGTTTCATGATGTTCCAAATCCAGAGACATTGACAACATTCTCGCAATTTGCTTCTCGGTTTGGTCATAAATTAACGATTAAGTCGGATAAAGAGACCGCAAAATCTTTAAATGCTTTAATGACGAAAATTGAAGGCAGTAGAGAGCAGAACATGTTAACATCTCTTGCCATACGCTCGATGGCAAAAGCGATCTACACAACGAAAGGAACGAGTCATTATGGATTAGCATTTGATTACTACACCCACTTCACCTCCCCTATCAGAAGGTATCCTGATGTGATGGTACACCGACTGTTAGCTTACTATTTAGACGGAGGGAACAAAATCAATGCGGATCATTACGAAAAAATGTGTGAGCACGCTTCTCAAATGGAAAAAAAGGCCGCTGAAGCAGAACGCGCATCGATTAAGTATAAACAAGCAGAATTTCTAAAAGATCAGATCGGTACAGAATATACAGGCATTATTTCTGGAGTAACTGAATGGGGTATGTATGTAGAAATACAATCCAATAAATGTGAGGGAATGGTCAGATTGCGCGATATCGTTGATGATTTTTACGTCTTGGATGAAAAAAATTATGCAATCATTGGTCAACGCAAGAAAAAGAAATACCAATTGGGTGATGAAGTTCAAATCAAAGTCAAAAAAGTAGATTTAGACAAGCGTCAAATCGATTTTACTTTGATTAGCTAA
- the rpsL gene encoding 30S ribosomal protein S12, which yields MPTIQQLVRKGRVALVDKSKSPALDSCPQRRGVCTRVYTTTPKKPNSAMRKVARVRLTNGKEVNAYIPGEGHNLQEHSIVLIRGGRVKDLPGVRYHIIRGALDTSGVAGRNQRRSKYGTKRPKPGQAAAAPAKGKKK from the coding sequence ATGCCTACTATTCAACAATTAGTTAGAAAAGGTAGAGTAGCTCTGGTTGATAAGAGTAAGTCACCAGCGTTGGATTCATGTCCACAGCGAAGAGGTGTATGTACACGTGTATATACTACTACCCCTAAAAAACCAAACTCAGCAATGCGTAAAGTAGCTCGTGTACGTTTAACAAACGGTAAAGAGGTTAACGCTTACATCCCTGGAGAAGGTCACAACTTACAAGAACACTCAATCGTTTTGATTCGTGGTGGTCGTGTTAAGGATTTACCAGGTGTACGTTACCACATTATCCGTGGTGCATTAGATACTTCTGGAGTAGCAGGTCGTAACCAACGTCGTTCTAAATACGGAACAAAACGTCCTAAACCAGGACAAGCAGCGGCAGCGCCAGCAAAAGGTAAAAAGAAATAA